A region from the Candidatus Binatia bacterium genome encodes:
- a CDS encoding amino acid permease has translation MQRALGQLFARQPLGWTESEGGPKLRRVLGWPSLTAIGLGTMLGGIFPTIGAGAHAAGPGVVLAYVLSGLVSLCVALCYAEFASMVPVAGSAYTYAYATLGELVAWIIGWDLILEYGLSLAPTASSLSDYFQHMLANVGIVLPAWAQTANVHAAHPQIDLFASIVTLAVTVLVAIGIRESASVNGALVVVQIVSMLVFIAVVAHAVHPANLQPVAPFGYHGILASTALVFFAYIGFDTVTVASEEAKRPERDVPIGIILALSLGGILYVALTLCTVGVVRFDKLSDGAAMLDALGAVSKSHALYWIVAIGGLAGNATVMLTSLLGQVRIFYVMARDRMLPPGVARIHHRFRTPARMTMITGAIVAIFAAVLPLTELLTLVNIGTLAAFAIVCAGVLVLRVVNPSAERPFRAPLLPLFSLAGAASCLYLVTGLQVATWVRYGVWFAVGLFIYALYGFRNSRLAIRLP, from the coding sequence TTGCAGCGTGCCCTAGGGCAGCTCTTCGCCCGTCAGCCGCTCGGATGGACGGAGTCCGAGGGCGGTCCGAAGCTGCGGCGCGTTCTCGGTTGGCCGTCGCTGACGGCGATCGGCCTGGGGACGATGCTCGGCGGAATCTTTCCGACCATCGGCGCGGGCGCGCACGCGGCCGGTCCCGGGGTCGTTCTCGCGTACGTGCTCTCGGGTCTCGTCAGCCTCTGCGTCGCGCTCTGTTACGCGGAGTTCGCATCCATGGTGCCGGTCGCGGGAAGCGCGTACACGTATGCCTACGCGACGCTCGGCGAGCTCGTGGCGTGGATCATCGGCTGGGACTTGATCCTCGAATACGGGCTCTCGCTCGCGCCGACCGCGTCGTCGCTCTCCGATTACTTTCAGCACATGCTCGCCAACGTCGGCATCGTCTTGCCGGCGTGGGCGCAGACCGCGAACGTCCACGCGGCGCACCCGCAGATCGATCTCTTCGCGAGCATCGTCACGCTCGCGGTCACCGTCCTCGTCGCGATCGGCATCCGCGAATCGGCGAGCGTCAACGGCGCGCTCGTCGTCGTGCAGATCGTCTCGATGCTCGTCTTCATCGCGGTCGTCGCGCACGCGGTGCATCCGGCCAACCTGCAGCCGGTCGCGCCGTTCGGATACCACGGCATCCTCGCCAGCACCGCGCTCGTATTCTTCGCGTACATCGGCTTCGACACGGTCACGGTCGCTTCGGAAGAGGCGAAGCGCCCGGAGCGCGACGTGCCGATCGGCATCATCCTCGCGCTCTCGCTCGGCGGCATTCTCTACGTCGCGCTGACGCTCTGCACGGTCGGCGTCGTGCGCTTCGACAAGCTCTCCGACGGCGCTGCGATGCTCGACGCGCTCGGCGCGGTGAGCAAGAGCCACGCGCTCTACTGGATCGTCGCGATCGGCGGCCTGGCGGGGAACGCGACCGTCATGCTGACGTCGCTGCTGGGACAGGTGCGCATCTTCTACGTGATGGCGCGCGACCGCATGCTGCCGCCCGGCGTCGCGCGCATCCATCATCGTTTTCGCACGCCGGCGCGCATGACGATGATCACCGGAGCGATCGTCGCGATCTTCGCCGCAGTGCTGCCGCTGACGGAGCTGCTGACGCTCGTCAACATCGGCACGCTCGCGGCGTTCGCGATCGTCTGCGCGGGCGTGCTCGTTCTGCGCGTCGTCAATCCCTCGGCGGAGCGTCCGTTCCGCGCGCCGCTGCTTCCGCTCTTCTCGCTGGCCGGCGCCGCGTCGTGTCTCTACCTCGTCACGGGGCTGCAAGTTGCGACGTGGGTCCGCTACGGAGTGTGGTTCGCGGTAGGCCTTTTTATCTACGCGCTCTACGGCTTCCGTAACTCGCGTTTGGCGATTCGTTTGCCCTGA